The following proteins are encoded in a genomic region of Microbacterium sp. NC79:
- a CDS encoding NUDIX hydrolase family protein has translation MAVRTPDPDPNESNDETPRDPLAGFGLGNEFHAPGANPGWLSEVELAEARRHLPILYVEAIPVRQDGTGAVTEVGILLRATPMGEMTRTIVSGRVRFGETVRDALFRHVENDLGPMAFPLLPPQPAPFTVAEYFPIPGVSAYHDDRQHAVSLAFVVPVTGTCEPRQDALEVTWMTPEEASSESLSAEMEGGRGTLVRLALASVGALR, from the coding sequence ATGGCAGTGCGCACTCCGGATCCGGATCCCAACGAGTCGAACGACGAGACTCCGCGCGACCCGCTTGCAGGGTTCGGGCTGGGAAATGAGTTCCACGCGCCCGGAGCAAACCCCGGTTGGCTCAGCGAAGTCGAACTCGCCGAAGCGCGCAGGCACCTGCCGATTCTCTACGTTGAAGCCATTCCGGTTCGTCAAGACGGCACCGGAGCGGTGACCGAGGTTGGCATCCTGCTGCGGGCAACGCCGATGGGAGAGATGACGCGCACAATCGTGTCTGGCCGCGTGCGCTTCGGAGAGACCGTGCGCGACGCGCTGTTTCGCCATGTAGAGAATGATCTGGGGCCGATGGCCTTCCCGCTGCTGCCGCCGCAGCCGGCACCGTTCACGGTCGCCGAATACTTCCCCATTCCTGGCGTCAGCGCGTACCACGACGACCGGCAGCACGCTGTTTCTCTCGCCTTCGTGGTTCCGGTCACCGGAACCTGCGAGCCGCGACAAGATGCGCTGGAAGTGACGTGGATGACTCCGGAAGAAGCATCCTCCGAGTCGCTGAGCGCCGAAATGGAGGGCGGTCGCGGCACACTCGTGCGCCTCGCCCTCGCCAGCGTCGGCGCCCTCCGCTAA